The following are encoded in a window of Tolypothrix sp. PCC 7712 genomic DNA:
- a CDS encoding serine/threonine-protein kinase: MPSVRLINNRYALSPQPRSGGMADVYQASDMLDDLRRVAVKVFKHGQIEGDILEESFRRETQALKELKHEGIVELLDSGKDETTGKYFLVLEWMEQDLAKLLKESPSYEWDSFWQNVAFPVLQALAFSHNRNYSHRDIKPNNILISSDGKPKLADFGISKLRSYFRPSITLREFVSRPFTPPELDDGTYPYTRDVFSFGVLVLKCLTKVDISDYDAIPQGVAAFNAPPEIVEIIERAVSLDPAERQHNAEVLLTELNIIQGKRSQILSTKKRACYLTLTRNALRNLNNELQTSEAEIQKIILEDLNTACGISRYRNRNFNSPEEEFREGHYSIFGVNYKYHVAVGQEYLDIINANTFSSALLERNREQAWIPPYEFKFGRPLFMSEAVDVITDMENAVEEHEANLRQTKLEADKQRLFQTWFNILQAKTDWERSREQPIKYTDFTRDGKHIIFEISEIPDKDIAGQPRHIINKKGFSILGGDVVEVQEASDKLILYVKHGQPDRLPKSGELVFDIRATETALNRQKYALDAIRFDRAVRSDMRQLFVNPQEVKHPEISGNIECFQSLNESQKEVVEAALTTQDFLLVQGPPGTGKTTFITEIIIQTLLQNPEARILLSSQTHVALDNALERIQDQNLDLKLLRLGNHEQVSENIHSLLLEEQMEKWREQAVTTSKNFITEWSTKRGVSPQELEKAILFQDLKALVTKLNELKTEATTRQQELYEIYPIDYEIDNPKLPAKQKIPKDKRDEFLRLTSELEELREEQKQVREQHKAKAQRLQEITGIAKEELLKLNVNQLEEKSNQLIDPHAPDAKMLQQLISIQAEWFDCFGRNENFNDPLIKRSAVVAGTCIGIAKYIQDIEFDLCIIDEASKATATEVLVPMSRTRRWILVGDPKQLPPFQDEVSRNAEFLEKYDLTEDDIRETLFDRLLTTLPGSCCKMLKIQHRMVEPIGNLISECFYQGELRSARKDIDANLAKVLPQPVTWLTTSNLPNYQEQRANSSYNNSCEARTIINLLRQINTMAEAAEKTYSVAVLSGYSAQLKLLNRGINTELNNWKRLTIRCATVDAFQGSEADIAVYSITRSNKKGEIGFLRDEARLNVALSRGRVGLVIVGDHHFCRSSKNNPLYQVLDYIERHPENCSLIEAMNGK, encoded by the coding sequence ATGCCGTCGGTTCGCCTGATCAACAATCGCTATGCTCTATCTCCCCAACCGCGTTCTGGTGGAATGGCTGATGTCTATCAGGCAAGCGATATGCTCGACGATCTGCGACGGGTTGCAGTGAAAGTATTTAAACATGGGCAAATTGAAGGCGATATCTTAGAAGAGTCCTTCAGACGTGAAACCCAAGCACTCAAAGAATTAAAGCATGAGGGAATCGTAGAACTTCTAGACTCAGGCAAGGATGAAACTACAGGTAAGTATTTCCTTGTTTTAGAGTGGATGGAGCAAGACTTAGCAAAATTGTTGAAAGAGTCTCCATCATATGAATGGGATTCTTTTTGGCAAAATGTGGCTTTTCCTGTATTACAAGCTCTGGCTTTCTCTCACAATCGCAACTACAGCCATCGAGATATCAAGCCCAATAACATTTTAATTAGTAGCGACGGTAAACCAAAACTTGCCGACTTTGGAATATCTAAGCTCAGAAGCTACTTTCGACCTAGCATTACTCTCAGGGAGTTTGTATCTCGCCCCTTCACACCACCGGAACTTGATGATGGCACTTATCCTTACACCAGGGATGTCTTCAGTTTTGGCGTACTAGTGCTTAAGTGCTTAACAAAGGTAGACATTAGCGATTATGATGCCATACCTCAAGGGGTGGCTGCATTTAATGCACCACCTGAAATTGTGGAGATAATAGAACGAGCTGTTTCCTTAGATCCAGCAGAACGCCAACACAATGCAGAAGTTCTCCTCACAGAACTTAATATTATCCAAGGAAAGCGATCGCAAATCCTGTCAACTAAAAAACGTGCTTGTTATCTGACATTAACTCGAAACGCCTTGAGAAATCTTAATAACGAACTTCAAACATCAGAAGCGGAAATTCAAAAAATTATTCTAGAGGATTTGAATACAGCTTGTGGCATCAGCCGTTACCGTAACCGTAATTTCAACTCTCCTGAAGAAGAATTTCGAGAAGGACACTATTCTATTTTTGGGGTTAATTATAAATATCATGTAGCGGTAGGACAAGAATACCTTGATATTATTAATGCCAATACTTTCTCTAGTGCCTTGCTAGAAAGAAATCGAGAGCAAGCTTGGATTCCTCCCTACGAATTTAAGTTTGGTAGGCCACTCTTCATGTCTGAAGCCGTAGACGTTATTACAGACATGGAGAATGCAGTTGAAGAACACGAAGCTAACCTCCGACAGACAAAATTAGAAGCGGACAAACAAAGATTATTCCAGACTTGGTTTAATATTCTCCAAGCTAAAACCGATTGGGAAAGAAGTCGAGAACAGCCAATTAAATATACCGATTTTACTCGTGATGGCAAGCATATTATCTTTGAAATCTCAGAAATTCCAGATAAAGATATAGCAGGACAACCCCGACATATTATTAACAAAAAGGGATTTAGTATTTTAGGAGGAGATGTTGTTGAAGTTCAAGAAGCTAGTGACAAGTTAATTCTCTATGTGAAACATGGACAACCAGACAGACTGCCAAAATCCGGTGAGCTAGTTTTTGATATTCGGGCTACTGAAACCGCATTAAATCGCCAAAAATACGCGCTAGATGCAATTAGATTCGACCGTGCAGTTCGGTCTGATATGCGTCAATTATTTGTTAATCCTCAAGAAGTCAAGCATCCAGAAATATCTGGAAATATTGAGTGTTTTCAATCTCTGAATGAATCACAAAAGGAGGTTGTAGAAGCAGCATTAACAACACAAGATTTTCTTTTGGTTCAAGGGCCACCAGGGACAGGAAAGACAACCTTTATTACAGAAATCATCATTCAAACTCTTCTGCAAAACCCAGAAGCACGAATCCTGTTGAGTTCACAAACTCATGTAGCATTGGATAATGCACTAGAACGGATTCAAGACCAAAACCTTGACTTAAAATTGTTACGCCTTGGTAATCATGAACAGGTTTCAGAAAACATTCACTCTCTGTTGTTAGAAGAACAAATGGAGAAATGGAGAGAACAGGCTGTAACTACCAGTAAAAATTTTATAACAGAGTGGTCTACTAAAAGAGGTGTTTCTCCACAAGAATTAGAAAAAGCAATTTTATTTCAAGACCTAAAAGCTCTAGTCACAAAGCTTAATGAATTAAAAACAGAAGCAACAACTCGTCAACAAGAATTATACGAAATTTACCCTATAGACTATGAAATAGACAATCCCAAATTACCAGCTAAACAGAAAATACCCAAAGATAAAAGAGATGAATTTCTGCGTCTTACAAGTGAACTTGAAGAATTGCGGGAAGAACAAAAACAAGTACGAGAGCAACATAAAGCCAAAGCCCAGCGTCTCCAAGAAATCACAGGAATTGCTAAAGAGGAATTATTAAAACTCAACGTTAATCAACTAGAAGAAAAGAGCAATCAGTTGATTGACCCTCATGCTCCAGATGCTAAAATGTTACAACAACTGATTAGTATTCAAGCCGAGTGGTTTGACTGTTTTGGTCGCAATGAAAATTTTAATGATCCACTAATCAAACGTTCTGCTGTAGTAGCAGGAACTTGTATTGGCATTGCTAAATACATTCAGGATATAGAATTTGACCTTTGCATTATTGATGAGGCATCAAAGGCTACAGCAACAGAAGTATTAGTCCCGATGTCGAGAACTCGGCGATGGATACTTGTGGGAGATCCGAAACAACTTCCACCCTTCCAAGATGAAGTCAGCCGCAATGCAGAGTTTTTAGAAAAATATGATTTAACTGAAGATGACATCCGAGAAACTTTATTTGACAGACTGCTAACAACACTCCCTGGCAGTTGTTGTAAGATGTTAAAAATTCAGCATCGGATGGTTGAGCCAATTGGCAATCTAATCAGTGAGTGCTTTTATCAAGGTGAACTGAGAAGTGCCAGAAAAGATATAGATGCAAATTTGGCTAAAGTTTTACCACAACCAGTGACTTGGTTGACAACTTCTAATCTGCCAAATTATCAAGAGCAACGTGCTAATTCCAGTTATAACAATAGCTGTGAAGCTAGAACTATTATTAATCTGCTTCGCCAAATTAATACAATGGCAGAAGCAGCAGAAAAAACCTATAGTGTGGCAGTATTAAGTGGTTATTCAGCACAATTAAAATTGCTGAATCGCGGAATTAATACAGAATTAAATAATTGGAAAAGATTAACCATTAGGTGCGCTACAGTTGACGCATTTCAAGGAAGTGAAGCTGATATAGCTGTATACTCTATCACTCGTTCAAACAAAAAAGGGGAAATAGGTTTTCTTAGAGATGAAGCACGACTAAATGTTGCTTTATCTAGAGGCAGAGTTGGCTTGGTGATTGTGGGAGATCATCATTTTTGTCGGAGTTCAAAAAATAATCCTTTGTACCAAGTCTTAGATTATATTGAACGCCATCCTGAAAATTGTAGCTTAATAGAAGCGATGAATGGTAAGTAA
- a CDS encoding tetratricopeptide repeat protein: MQNILSPKKSVKPNAKFNLLIIRVGTFISLTILLSGITEAAFSSKQEIITQNSIPSTPQATSTDKLLQAGITQLREYKLRDAEKTFKQVLTLRQKQQDYLGEAEALNYLGEVYNSLGEYPEAQKAFTPALAIYQKLNNRQGEGNVLDNMSETYGGLKEYSKALETFQKALTIRREVNDEKGEGETLTNIGVVYISQDKLKEAVEPLQESLKIRQQIKDSFYEPETIAFLGLVNRALGKTEAGLELLNQALELSRQVKNIRAEAIALMLNGSVYQDLNKYDKAIEFYQSALTIIKKNGNLSEEAFILNQMGLSHHKLKQYSQAIDYFQQALPIYQKLKNRQSEAEILAVTGVSYYEQQKSKLALDYLNKALLIYQELKKTTSKEKILSLIGSVYRLQLEDYPRALKYYQQALAISRQLKEPKDIAGNLGALCDTYSLMTQYKQAIDSCQEALTIYEKIPNQKEREASMLLTLGQINELQKNYAQAESFFQRALVINSELHGQDSIKIVSNIFNLANFYHDRGKYEQALSYYQRLLEIREKNLGSEHPDVVMSLNFVGNVYTNLAKYQEALKYYQRARKIYENNPNSQTDKYSSVLNNIALVYSYLGNDKEAIILYEKSLKIAEQTWGSESSQITRTLRNLANSYENLGNYQKAEELYKRSLTIAEKRYIKAANAKLFEDAGYLSYSAENFAASLQSLAGLYQNLGKYQEAIQLYKKAQTISENQFGTEHPQVAIIISNLALVYKEQGKYQEALQLYQRSEKIFAKSFGTEHPEYATYLGNLANLYQEQGNYAESLSLFERALKIKENILGLEHPDVALSLNNLAFSYQIQGRYSDAIKHYQQALAINEKVLVPEHPQVALTLNNLAMLYQEQGNYSEALKNYQRAFAIRQTIFDSEHPSIAKSLNNLAGIYTELAQYQESINYYKRAKLINEKVFGSQHPSVALILNNLAFIYQEQGNYTEALKLFQEALEIRTQVLGSEHRDVANTLNNIATLYKEQGNYTEALKLLQLALKIHEKKFGFEHYLIAQSLNNIAFVYEDLDNFPEAIDKYQRALEIRTKVFGSEHHLVAQSYNNLSGLYKKQGNYPKALDYAQKSLTINQKIFSNEHPDISQNLNNMAAIYENLGNNREAEILYNRALGINEKIFGKFHPKVAMNLDNLAVLYYNKEIFGEATENIQIEPFIKRALEIREKIFGSNHPDVALSLNNLSSLYNVQGKHQESLKLLQRSLAIYEKAYGTKHTQVAIQYCSVKEKEGVRSRKICSRIYCENNKKLRDLLFLFETVV; encoded by the coding sequence ATGCAAAATATATTATCTCCTAAAAAATCAGTGAAACCAAACGCTAAATTTAACTTATTAATTATAAGAGTAGGCACATTTATTAGCCTTACAATTTTATTGAGTGGAATAACCGAAGCTGCTTTTTCCTCAAAACAAGAAATTATTACTCAAAACTCAATTCCCTCTACTCCTCAAGCAACATCTACAGATAAATTATTGCAAGCAGGAATCACCCAGCTACGCGAATATAAACTCAGAGATGCAGAGAAAACTTTTAAACAAGTTTTAACACTGCGACAAAAACAACAAGATTATTTAGGTGAAGCCGAAGCATTAAATTATTTGGGTGAAGTGTATAACTCATTAGGCGAATATCCAGAAGCGCAGAAAGCATTCACTCCAGCATTAGCTATTTATCAAAAGCTGAATAATCGCCAAGGTGAAGGTAATGTATTAGATAATATGAGTGAAACTTATGGCGGATTAAAAGAATATTCAAAAGCACTAGAAACATTTCAAAAAGCTTTGACTATACGCCGAGAAGTCAATGACGAAAAAGGAGAAGGCGAGACACTAACTAATATTGGTGTAGTTTATATTAGTCAGGATAAATTGAAAGAAGCAGTAGAACCACTACAAGAATCTTTAAAAATTCGACAGCAGATTAAAGATAGCTTTTATGAACCTGAAACGATTGCTTTCTTAGGTTTAGTAAATAGAGCTTTAGGTAAAACCGAAGCAGGTTTAGAGTTACTCAATCAAGCCTTAGAACTAAGTCGCCAAGTCAAAAATATTCGTGCAGAAGCGATAGCTTTGATGCTCAATGGCTCAGTTTATCAAGATTTGAATAAGTATGATAAAGCCATTGAATTTTATCAATCGGCATTAACAATCATCAAAAAAAACGGAAATCTTTCTGAAGAAGCTTTTATTCTCAATCAAATGGGATTATCTCACCACAAATTAAAACAATATTCCCAAGCAATAGATTATTTTCAGCAAGCTTTACCCATTTATCAAAAACTCAAAAACCGCCAATCTGAAGCTGAAATTTTAGCTGTCACTGGTGTAAGTTATTATGAACAGCAAAAATCAAAACTCGCCTTGGATTATTTGAATAAAGCATTATTAATCTATCAAGAACTTAAGAAAACTACGTCAAAAGAAAAAATTTTATCTTTAATAGGAAGTGTATACAGATTACAATTAGAAGATTATCCCAGAGCATTAAAATACTATCAGCAAGCTTTGGCTATTTCTCGACAATTAAAAGAACCTAAAGATATAGCTGGTAATCTTGGCGCTCTTTGTGATACTTATTCCTTGATGACACAATATAAACAAGCAATAGATAGTTGTCAAGAAGCTTTAACAATTTATGAAAAAATACCCAATCAAAAAGAACGCGAAGCTTCAATGCTTCTCACTCTTGGGCAAATAAATGAATTACAAAAAAACTACGCTCAGGCTGAATCATTTTTTCAACGTGCTTTAGTAATAAATTCTGAGTTACATGGTCAGGATAGTATTAAGATTGTAAGCAATATCTTTAATTTAGCAAATTTTTACCACGATCGCGGTAAATACGAACAAGCATTATCCTATTATCAACGTCTTTTAGAAATCAGAGAAAAAAATCTTGGTTCGGAACACCCAGATGTGGTAATGAGCCTGAATTTTGTTGGTAATGTTTATACGAATTTAGCTAAATATCAAGAAGCCTTAAAGTATTATCAACGCGCTCGTAAAATTTATGAAAATAATCCTAATTCTCAAACAGATAAATATTCTAGCGTTCTGAATAATATCGCTCTTGTCTATAGTTATTTAGGAAATGATAAAGAAGCAATTATTCTTTATGAAAAATCTTTGAAAATAGCAGAACAAACATGGGGTAGTGAAAGCTCTCAGATAACTAGAACTTTGAGGAATCTTGCTAATTCTTACGAAAACTTAGGAAATTATCAGAAAGCAGAGGAACTATATAAGCGTTCTTTGACAATAGCTGAAAAACGATATATAAAAGCAGCAAATGCAAAACTTTTTGAGGATGCAGGATATCTCAGCTATAGCGCTGAAAATTTTGCAGCATCTCTGCAATCATTAGCTGGTTTATATCAAAATCTGGGAAAGTATCAAGAAGCAATTCAATTATATAAGAAAGCGCAAACAATAAGTGAAAATCAATTTGGAACTGAACACCCTCAAGTTGCTATAATTATCAGCAATTTAGCTTTGGTTTATAAAGAGCAGGGAAAATATCAAGAAGCGCTACAACTGTATCAACGCTCTGAGAAAATATTTGCAAAATCTTTTGGTACTGAACATCCTGAATATGCTACCTATCTTGGCAATTTAGCTAATTTATACCAAGAACAAGGTAATTATGCAGAATCATTATCTCTATTTGAACGTGCTTTAAAGATTAAAGAAAATATACTAGGTCTTGAACACCCAGATGTCGCTCTCAGCCTAAATAATTTGGCTTTTTCTTATCAAATACAAGGAAGGTACTCAGATGCAATTAAACACTATCAGCAAGCTCTAGCAATTAACGAGAAGGTATTAGTACCAGAGCATCCTCAAGTAGCTCTTACTCTCAATAATTTGGCGATGTTATATCAAGAACAAGGAAACTACTCAGAAGCACTGAAAAATTATCAACGTGCTTTCGCCATTCGTCAAACAATATTTGACTCAGAACACCCATCTATTGCTAAAAGTTTGAATAATTTAGCAGGTATTTATACAGAGTTGGCTCAATATCAGGAATCTATTAATTACTATAAACGTGCCAAACTTATAAATGAGAAAGTATTTGGTTCCCAACATCCAAGCGTTGCTCTAATCCTTAACAATTTAGCATTTATCTATCAAGAACAAGGTAACTATACAGAAGCATTGAAACTATTTCAAGAAGCTTTAGAAATTCGCACCCAGGTATTAGGTTCTGAGCATCGAGATGTTGCTAACACTTTGAATAATATTGCTACTCTTTATAAAGAGCAAGGAAATTACACAGAAGCATTAAAATTATTACAGTTAGCTTTGAAAATTCATGAAAAAAAGTTTGGCTTTGAACATTACCTTATTGCTCAAAGTCTAAATAATATAGCTTTTGTATATGAAGACCTAGATAATTTTCCAGAAGCTATAGATAAATATCAGCGTGCTTTGGAGATTCGCACTAAAGTATTTGGTTCGGAACATCATTTAGTTGCTCAAAGTTATAATAATCTTTCTGGATTATATAAAAAACAAGGTAATTATCCAAAGGCTCTTGATTATGCTCAAAAGTCATTAACAATAAATCAGAAAATATTTAGCAATGAGCATCCAGATATAAGCCAAAATTTAAATAATATGGCGGCAATTTATGAGAATTTAGGAAATAATCGAGAAGCGGAAATTTTATATAATCGGGCTTTAGGCATTAATGAAAAAATATTTGGCAAATTTCATCCTAAAGTTGCCATGAATCTTGATAACTTGGCGGTGCTATACTACAACAAAGAAATATTTGGTGAAGCAACAGAAAATATTCAAATTGAACCATTTATCAAACGTGCCTTAGAGATTAGAGAAAAAATATTTGGCTCTAATCATCCCGATGTTGCTCTCAGTTTGAATAATCTATCAAGTTTATATAATGTGCAGGGTAAGCATCAGGAATCTCTTAAACTCTTACAACGTTCTTTAGCAATTTACGAGAAAGCCTATGGTACTAAACATACCCAAGTAGCAATTCAATACTGTTCGGTTAAGGAAAAAGAGGGGGTCAGATCAAGAAAAATTTGTTCGCGTATTTATTGCGAGAACAATAAAAAGTTGAGAGACTTACTTTTTCTCTTTGAGACTGTTGTATAA